In one Mycobacteroides chelonae genomic region, the following are encoded:
- a CDS encoding PPOX class F420-dependent oxidoreductase has protein sequence MELHEAARTLIGAGADATLVTINPDGTPQVSVVWVALQSTPEGDELVAAHLSGNYKKLRNIRRDPHVAVTILAPSQPGQQREYLSVTGSARVVEGGAPELLSQLAIALLGSDEHFPPPGSPEGYLTRIRVESVGGHGPWAPQP, from the coding sequence ATGGAACTCCATGAGGCCGCGCGCACACTCATCGGGGCGGGTGCTGATGCCACGCTGGTCACCATCAATCCCGACGGCACTCCACAGGTGTCCGTGGTGTGGGTAGCCCTGCAATCCACGCCCGAGGGCGACGAGCTAGTGGCCGCTCATCTGTCCGGCAATTACAAGAAGCTGCGCAACATCCGGCGCGATCCCCATGTCGCGGTGACCATCCTGGCGCCCAGCCAGCCCGGACAGCAGCGCGAGTACCTGTCCGTGACCGGTTCGGCTCGCGTAGTAGAAGGCGGCGCACCCGAGCTGCTCAGTCAGCTCGCGATCGCCCTGCTGGGCTCCGACGAGCACTTCCCGCCGCCCGGCTCTCCCGAGGGGTACCTCACCCGCATCCGTGTCGAGTCGGTTGGCGGCCACGGCCCCTGGGCGCCACAACCCTGA
- a CDS encoding 2-dehydropantoate 2-reductase, translating to MRIAVAGAGSIGCYVGGRLQAAGHDLVYIGRAALGESITERGLALSDYLGWSATIPGDKCVFSEDIDAVRAADVVLVTVKSAATAEMAASLADRLRPGAVVVSLQNGIRNPTEISRYVTQHRVITGMVGFNVAQVGPAHFHQGTQGKLSISTGAESLAQALTESGLPTAVREDMSAVQWGKLVVNLNNAVNALSGLPLKAELGQRDYRLVLAAAQREALGLLRRSGQAVVSPLAAPLAFMPWVLRMPDAVFARAARQMVEIDPQARSSMLDDLTRGRPTEIDYINGEVVELAKKLGVSAPVNAALVSLIHQATASGEKWSGPELRREIDDRTAAKVR from the coding sequence ATGAGAATCGCTGTCGCGGGGGCCGGAAGCATCGGCTGTTATGTGGGCGGCAGGCTGCAGGCCGCCGGGCATGACTTGGTGTACATCGGCCGCGCCGCCCTAGGCGAGTCGATCACCGAGCGTGGTCTCGCTCTTTCGGACTATCTGGGTTGGTCGGCGACGATTCCCGGAGACAAATGCGTGTTCTCCGAAGACATCGATGCGGTCCGCGCCGCCGATGTGGTGCTGGTGACGGTGAAATCGGCCGCGACCGCGGAGATGGCGGCGTCGCTGGCCGACCGGCTCCGGCCCGGAGCTGTGGTGGTCAGTCTGCAGAACGGGATACGCAACCCCACCGAGATATCGCGATACGTCACGCAGCACCGCGTCATTACCGGAATGGTCGGCTTCAACGTCGCGCAGGTCGGGCCGGCGCACTTTCATCAGGGCACGCAGGGAAAGTTGTCGATCTCTACGGGTGCGGAGTCCCTGGCACAGGCACTGACCGAGAGCGGGTTGCCTACCGCCGTGCGTGAGGACATGTCGGCGGTTCAGTGGGGAAAGCTCGTGGTCAACCTCAACAATGCGGTCAACGCACTCTCGGGCTTGCCGCTGAAAGCCGAACTGGGACAGCGGGACTACCGTCTGGTCCTGGCCGCCGCGCAACGCGAGGCACTGGGGCTGCTGCGCCGCAGTGGCCAGGCAGTGGTCAGTCCTCTTGCGGCGCCGCTCGCGTTCATGCCCTGGGTGCTGCGGATGCCGGACGCCGTGTTCGCCCGGGCGGCTCGGCAGATGGTCGAGATTGACCCTCAGGCGCGCTCGTCCATGCTGGACGACCTCACCCGTGGCAGGCCGACCGAAATCGACTACATCAACGGGGAAGTAGTCGAGCTTGCCAAGAAGCTCGGCGTCAGTGCGCCGGTCAACGCCGCGCTCGTCAGCCTGATCCACCAGGCAACCGCATCCGGTGAGAAGTGGTCGGGGCCAGAACTGCGCCGCGAAATCGACGATCGCACGGCAGCGAAAGTCCGCTAG
- a CDS encoding PaaI family thioesterase, whose amino-acid sequence MTTEEAVTAHEGGGFNPPDPTLKGGPDYGRFIDALRTLQDRARAALPPDEVITNLANQLEAMNELLDPYEVSEWDSPSGRRTDLPLRGNILLVPMTIDSFDNGVLTGTATFGRYHLGRNGAVHGGCLGLLFDTIIGTGTMLLTDLRKLRTAYLNINYRKVTPIEKELQFDCTLDRVEGRKVYLTSRLLDGDDVLAEADALFVKLNPGQP is encoded by the coding sequence ATGACCACCGAGGAAGCAGTAACAGCGCATGAGGGTGGCGGGTTCAATCCGCCCGACCCGACCCTCAAGGGCGGCCCCGACTACGGCCGTTTCATCGATGCACTGCGGACTCTGCAGGATCGCGCTCGCGCCGCCCTGCCACCCGATGAGGTGATCACCAATCTGGCCAACCAGCTCGAGGCCATGAACGAGCTGCTGGACCCGTACGAGGTTTCGGAGTGGGACTCGCCCTCGGGCCGTCGCACCGATCTTCCGCTGCGTGGAAACATCCTGCTGGTCCCGATGACAATCGATAGCTTCGACAACGGAGTGCTCACCGGCACAGCCACTTTCGGGCGCTACCACCTGGGCCGAAACGGGGCGGTGCATGGCGGATGTCTCGGCCTGCTCTTCGACACGATCATCGGCACCGGCACGATGCTGCTCACGGACCTGCGCAAGCTGCGTACTGCGTACCTGAACATCAACTACCGCAAGGTCACGCCGATCGAGAAGGAGCTGCAGTTCGACTGCACCCTGGACCGCGTCGAGGGCCGCAAGGTGTACCTGACCAGCAGATTGCTCGACGGCGACGATGTGCTCGCCGAGGCCGACGCTCTCTTTGTGAAGCTCAATCCCGGTCAGCCGTGA
- a CDS encoding GlxA family transcriptional regulator, whose translation MHSVPGCSGEPHSVLLGRSGEPHSVLVLALPDTIGFDLATAVEVFRRVHLADGTRPYRVRVCGTAPVVSAGPFGIATDLGLEALSNADTIVVPARNDVTAPTPDGVIEALQAAHARGARIASICAGAFTLAEAGILDGKRATTHWLAADLFRQMYPDVRLDADVLYVDEGQVLTSAGASAGLDLCLHMVTCDHGTAVAAEAARVAVAPLHRDGGQAQYVIRNRQRTEAGLGEMLAWIEHNAHRELSLEDLAVQASTSVRSLNRRFRAETGQTPMQWLTGVRVRHAQQLLECSADSVEWIGREVGFGSPANFREQFRRLTGVSPLAYRNTFRARSA comes from the coding sequence ATGCATTCCGTTCCGGGCTGTTCGGGCGAGCCTCACTCGGTGCTCTTGGGTCGTTCGGGCGAGCCTCACTCGGTACTCGTCCTCGCCCTTCCCGACACCATCGGGTTCGACCTGGCGACCGCTGTGGAGGTGTTTCGCCGCGTGCACCTCGCCGACGGCACCCGGCCCTACCGGGTGCGGGTGTGCGGCACGGCACCCGTCGTCTCTGCCGGACCGTTCGGCATCGCCACAGATCTTGGGCTTGAGGCTCTTTCGAACGCCGACACGATCGTGGTGCCCGCGCGCAACGACGTGACCGCGCCCACGCCCGACGGCGTCATCGAGGCACTGCAGGCCGCGCACGCCCGCGGTGCGCGCATCGCTTCCATCTGCGCCGGAGCCTTCACGCTCGCCGAGGCCGGAATTCTGGACGGCAAGCGTGCCACCACGCACTGGCTCGCCGCTGACCTGTTTCGGCAGATGTATCCGGACGTACGCCTGGATGCCGATGTGCTGTACGTGGACGAGGGCCAGGTGCTCACCTCCGCCGGGGCTTCGGCCGGGCTCGATCTGTGTTTGCACATGGTCACGTGCGATCACGGCACGGCGGTCGCTGCCGAGGCGGCCCGGGTGGCCGTGGCGCCGCTGCACCGGGACGGCGGTCAAGCTCAATACGTCATCCGGAACCGTCAGCGCACCGAGGCAGGCCTCGGCGAGATGCTGGCGTGGATCGAGCACAACGCCCATCGAGAACTTTCCCTGGAGGACCTCGCGGTCCAGGCATCAACCAGCGTGCGCAGCCTCAACCGGCGATTTCGGGCCGAAACGGGACAGACGCCGATGCAGTGGCTCACCGGCGTGCGGGTCCGTCATGCCCAGCAGCTGCTGGAATGTTCGGCGGACTCCGTGGAGTGGATCGGGCGCGAGGTGGGGTTCGGTTCACCTGCGAATTTCCGGGAGCAGTTCCGTCGGCTCACCGGGGTCTCCCCGCTCGCTTACCGGAATACCTTCCGGGCGCGCTCGGCCTGA
- a CDS encoding RidA family protein, producing MAKAQIETNAAPDPVGAYSQAIRIGDTLQVSGQVGINAQTRSLAGETVYAQTVQALRNIEAILNAAGADFGDVLMLRVFLHAPEGFAELNKAFEDTISKPYPARTTLFGGLPPGLLVEIDALAKLSGSED from the coding sequence ATGGCCAAGGCTCAGATCGAAACCAACGCGGCGCCAGATCCCGTCGGCGCCTACTCGCAAGCCATACGCATTGGTGACACCCTGCAGGTGTCCGGGCAAGTGGGGATCAATGCCCAGACCCGTTCGCTGGCCGGAGAGACCGTCTACGCGCAGACCGTCCAGGCATTGCGCAACATCGAGGCGATCTTGAATGCGGCCGGAGCCGATTTCGGCGATGTGCTGATGCTGCGGGTATTCCTTCACGCACCAGAAGGATTCGCCGAGCTGAACAAGGCGTTCGAGGACACCATCAGCAAGCCCTACCCGGCGCGGACCACCCTTTTTGGTGGGCTCCCGCCCGGGCTGCTGGTGGAGATAGATGCGCTCGCGAAGCTTTCCGGGTCAGAGGATTAA
- a CDS encoding DUF1990 family protein produces MDIARLSQLPFTYSEIGATATELPAGYHHVRESRQIGTGRARFDDAAASLMRFGIQRGIGLPVQTSAPEAAAGVNVMTRLWPFWALCRIVYVVDEPNRRGFAYGTLRGHPETGEEVFIVRFDPSNDVVSVEITAFSRPSYWWVRVGNLVVKQLQRVVTQRYLHAL; encoded by the coding sequence GTGGATATTGCACGGCTGAGCCAGCTCCCGTTCACCTACTCCGAGATCGGCGCGACGGCCACCGAGTTACCCGCCGGATATCACCATGTGCGCGAATCTCGGCAGATCGGAACGGGTAGGGCGCGGTTCGACGATGCTGCCGCAAGCCTCATGCGATTCGGTATCCAACGTGGGATCGGGCTGCCCGTACAGACGTCGGCACCGGAGGCCGCCGCCGGCGTGAACGTGATGACGCGGCTATGGCCGTTCTGGGCGCTGTGCCGCATCGTGTACGTGGTGGACGAGCCGAATCGGCGCGGTTTCGCATACGGCACGCTTCGAGGACACCCGGAAACCGGCGAAGAGGTCTTCATCGTGCGCTTTGATCCATCCAATGACGTTGTCTCCGTAGAGATAACCGCATTCTCCAGGCCGTCGTACTGGTGGGTCCGGGTGGGCAATCTGGTGGTCAAGCAGCTACAACGTGTGGTAACTCAGCGCTACCTGCACGCACTGTGA
- a CDS encoding TIGR02611 family protein, with product MSGRTRRWARWRDGVRDRPALNVFYRMAVAIIGLAVLGAGIIAIPYPGPGWAIVFLGLAILASEFSWARKLLHAVRARYDRFMAWFSTQPQWLRGIGVLFTAALVVVTLWVLGAVGWVAALAGIEAHWLKSPLGLGG from the coding sequence GTGAGCGGCCGTACCCGTCGGTGGGCCCGATGGCGCGACGGGGTGCGGGACCGTCCGGCATTGAACGTCTTTTACCGCATGGCGGTTGCGATCATCGGTCTGGCAGTGCTGGGTGCGGGCATCATTGCTATCCCCTATCCGGGGCCCGGCTGGGCGATCGTCTTCCTCGGCCTGGCGATTCTTGCCTCCGAGTTCTCTTGGGCAAGAAAGCTTCTTCACGCAGTCAGGGCCCGGTACGACAGGTTCATGGCCTGGTTTTCCACTCAACCTCAGTGGTTGCGGGGGATCGGGGTGCTGTTCACCGCGGCGTTGGTGGTGGTCACGCTGTGGGTGTTGGGTGCGGTCGGCTGGGTCGCCGCGCTGGCCGGAATCGAGGCGCATTGGCTGAAGAGCCCGCTAGGGCTTGGCGGCTGA
- a CDS encoding class II aldolase/adducin family protein, whose translation MTSGDVVVDEGLSAYMVGSADAVPMSPAPAATVEQERDRRLRELAAAFRIFGAFGFSEGVAGHITVRDPEFPDTFWVNPFGMNFRHITVSDLIQVDHDGNVITGSRPVNRAAFCIHSEVHKARPDVIAAAHAHSIHGKAFSSLGQPLLPITQDACAFYEDHAVYTDYRGVVSDLEEGRAIGSALGSTKAVILQNHGLLTVGHSVAEAAWWFITMERSCQAQLLAMAAGEPRSIDHDTAVSVYNQIGTPAAGWFQFRPLWDDVIKTAPEALQ comes from the coding sequence ATGACCTCCGGAGATGTTGTGGTGGACGAGGGATTGTCCGCGTACATGGTCGGTTCCGCCGATGCCGTCCCGATGAGTCCGGCCCCGGCGGCGACGGTCGAGCAGGAGCGTGATCGCCGACTGCGTGAGTTGGCAGCCGCATTCCGGATATTCGGGGCATTCGGCTTCTCCGAAGGGGTGGCCGGGCACATCACCGTCCGGGACCCGGAGTTCCCCGATACGTTCTGGGTGAACCCCTTCGGCATGAACTTCCGGCACATCACCGTGTCCGACCTGATCCAGGTCGATCACGACGGCAACGTGATCACCGGCAGCCGGCCGGTGAACAGGGCGGCGTTCTGCATTCACTCCGAGGTGCACAAGGCCAGGCCCGATGTGATCGCCGCGGCGCACGCGCACTCGATACATGGCAAGGCGTTCTCATCGCTGGGGCAGCCGCTACTGCCCATCACGCAGGATGCATGCGCCTTTTACGAAGACCACGCGGTGTACACCGACTACCGCGGCGTGGTTAGCGACCTCGAAGAAGGCCGGGCGATCGGATCCGCGCTCGGGTCCACCAAGGCGGTGATCTTGCAGAATCACGGGCTGCTTACCGTGGGCCACTCGGTGGCGGAGGCCGCCTGGTGGTTCATCACGATGGAACGCTCCTGCCAGGCGCAGCTGCTCGCGATGGCCGCTGGTGAACCACGATCGATCGACCATGACACCGCCGTCTCGGTCTACAACCAGATCGGCACCCCCGCCGCCGGATGGTTCCAGTTCCGGCCGCTCTGGGACGACGTGATCAAAACCGCCCCCGAGGCCCTCCAATGA
- a CDS encoding DJ-1/PfpI family protein, which produces MQIAILAYPGMTALDAIGPYEMLRGLPEAEFRFVWHEPGPIVTDSCVLVVGATHSFQETPAPDIVLIGGSIPATMSTAADDGVLTWLRKVHLGTTWTASVCSGSLILGAAGILRGKDATCHWAGQRVLTTFGANPQRDKRIVRDGKVITAAGVSAGLDLGLWLVGEIAGQPRAEATQLCIEYDPRPPFDTGHISKASARNKADAVLMMKGMISARDAGAEVVAGSKVLWANVIDRVRRRSAAKP; this is translated from the coding sequence ATGCAGATAGCGATCCTGGCGTACCCGGGCATGACGGCGCTCGACGCGATAGGCCCCTACGAAATGCTGAGGGGGCTGCCCGAGGCCGAGTTTCGATTCGTCTGGCACGAGCCGGGGCCGATAGTGACCGATAGCTGTGTCCTGGTGGTCGGCGCCACGCATTCCTTCCAGGAGACCCCGGCACCGGACATCGTCCTGATCGGCGGCTCGATACCGGCCACCATGAGCACCGCCGCCGACGACGGCGTTCTCACCTGGCTGCGGAAGGTTCACCTGGGCACGACGTGGACCGCATCGGTATGTAGCGGGTCGCTCATTCTCGGTGCCGCCGGGATCTTGCGGGGAAAGGACGCCACCTGCCATTGGGCCGGGCAGCGGGTGCTCACGACCTTTGGGGCCAATCCCCAGCGGGACAAGCGAATCGTCCGTGACGGCAAGGTGATTACCGCCGCAGGGGTGTCCGCAGGGCTCGATCTTGGTCTGTGGCTCGTCGGCGAGATCGCCGGACAGCCGCGCGCCGAGGCCACTCAGCTGTGCATCGAATACGACCCGCGGCCGCCATTCGATACCGGCCACATCAGCAAGGCCTCGGCCCGCAACAAGGCAGATGCGGTGCTGATGATGAAGGGCATGATCTCGGCACGCGATGCCGGCGCGGAGGTCGTGGCGGGCTCGAAGGTGCTGTGGGCGAACGTCATCGACCGGGTGCGGCGAAGGTCAGCCGCCAAGCCCTAG
- a CDS encoding aldehyde dehydrogenase family protein, with protein MIALDALGPGGEYRTRNREVITDVAGAPVAELSIAPPLYVSRSIQAQRTVKPLPHDRCNAALADAAAIFVDAQLGGLGFEQYVEVVSRVSGLPIAIARASARGVADAVRVAADSVAPARPMGAAIDWRDERTRRGSAVWARRGEVLAVHASGNSPGVHSTWAQALAVGYRVAIRPSRREPFTGHRLVNALRQAGFRPEDALYLPTDHAGAAEIITAADLAVVYGGQDVVDGYADDPTVLTNGPGRTKILITAEQDWRDYLDVIVESISGQGGMACTNATAVLYEGDPRPLAEAITARLATIPALPITDERAALPAQPIAAARRYAEHLAAVSVGTTALLGADQVVADLGDGSAVLRPAVHLLARPDIGPLNTELAFPCVWVSPWTRADGLAPLRHSLVINAITKDEELIDDLLNEPTVANVYSGRHLTSYADPEVPHDGFLADFLMRTKGIVRD; from the coding sequence GTGATCGCACTTGACGCCCTTGGCCCCGGTGGCGAGTACCGCACCCGAAACCGTGAGGTGATCACCGATGTGGCCGGAGCGCCGGTCGCCGAGCTGAGCATCGCGCCCCCGCTGTATGTGAGCCGCAGCATTCAGGCGCAACGCACGGTCAAGCCCCTCCCACACGATCGGTGTAACGCCGCGCTGGCAGACGCTGCCGCGATCTTCGTCGACGCGCAGCTCGGCGGCCTCGGCTTCGAGCAATACGTCGAGGTGGTCAGCCGGGTGTCGGGGCTACCGATCGCGATTGCACGGGCCAGTGCCCGTGGTGTCGCGGACGCGGTACGGGTCGCGGCCGATTCGGTGGCGCCTGCCCGCCCGATGGGCGCCGCCATCGACTGGCGCGACGAGCGCACCCGGCGAGGAAGCGCGGTGTGGGCGCGCCGCGGTGAGGTGCTCGCCGTGCACGCGTCGGGGAACAGCCCCGGTGTGCACAGCACGTGGGCGCAGGCGCTGGCGGTGGGTTACCGGGTGGCAATCCGTCCATCGCGGCGCGAACCCTTCACCGGACACCGGCTTGTCAATGCCCTACGCCAGGCCGGATTTCGGCCCGAAGACGCCCTCTATCTACCCACCGACCATGCGGGCGCGGCCGAGATCATCACCGCCGCCGACCTCGCCGTCGTCTACGGGGGACAAGACGTCGTCGACGGCTATGCCGACGACCCGACGGTGCTGACGAACGGGCCGGGCCGCACCAAGATCTTGATCACCGCCGAACAGGACTGGCGCGACTACCTTGACGTCATCGTCGAGTCGATCAGCGGGCAGGGCGGGATGGCCTGCACCAACGCCACCGCCGTTCTCTACGAAGGCGATCCGCGACCCCTGGCCGAAGCGATCACCGCCAGGCTGGCGACGATCCCCGCGCTTCCGATCACCGACGAACGTGCTGCGCTACCAGCTCAGCCCATAGCGGCGGCCAGACGCTATGCCGAGCACCTGGCGGCCGTATCTGTCGGCACCACAGCGCTGCTGGGCGCCGACCAGGTGGTCGCAGACCTCGGTGACGGCTCGGCGGTACTGCGACCGGCAGTACACCTGCTGGCGCGACCAGACATCGGCCCACTCAACACGGAGCTGGCGTTCCCATGCGTGTGGGTCTCGCCGTGGACACGCGCCGACGGCCTTGCCCCGCTGCGGCATTCCTTGGTGATCAACGCGATTACCAAGGACGAGGAGCTGATCGACGATCTGCTCAACGAGCCTACGGTGGCCAACGTGTACAGCGGCAGGCATCTCACGTCGTATGCGGACCCCGAGGTCCCACACGACGGATTTCTCGCGGACTTCTTGATGCGCACCAAGGGCATCGTCCGCGACTGA
- a CDS encoding phenazine antibiotic biosynthesis protein, giving the protein MAEIDLSLLDVPRTGPVPDPEAYLRAAIAWHFGEDTGSAFWLRTAQTLNFDPLTDVKVFEDLRLFPNLVNELRDAPVEDLIPRGYGTPAPVPKIFESGGTTGAPKRTAQLPDWVEQVTQWQVEDFTAGGFVAGQGLLFLMPSGPHGVGHFSRAVSERLGSVFYAVDLDPRWVKKLSARNATAEVSGYVEHVLEQARFVLQTQRVANLHTSPPLLGAIARDDAMVDLVNQKIRYILISGAHVDLDTLDLLREIFPTAEIAMAFGSTMILSQARTRVDGDAFVFDPRSPYVVFWVIDPDTGECVPYGERGQVVMNHISKGMFIPNNLERDTAIRRNGPDNQIGDSVSEVVPVANFEGEPVIEGVY; this is encoded by the coding sequence ATGGCTGAGATCGACCTCTCGCTGTTGGACGTCCCGCGAACCGGGCCCGTCCCAGATCCCGAGGCCTACTTGCGTGCCGCGATCGCCTGGCATTTCGGCGAGGACACCGGGTCGGCGTTCTGGTTGCGCACCGCGCAGACCCTGAACTTCGACCCGTTGACCGACGTAAAGGTTTTCGAGGACCTTCGGCTGTTCCCGAACCTGGTCAACGAGCTGCGTGATGCACCCGTCGAGGACCTCATCCCGCGCGGCTATGGAACCCCGGCGCCGGTGCCCAAGATCTTCGAATCCGGTGGCACCACCGGTGCACCCAAACGCACGGCGCAACTACCCGATTGGGTTGAGCAGGTCACGCAATGGCAGGTCGAGGACTTCACCGCCGGCGGCTTCGTAGCAGGGCAGGGTCTGTTGTTCCTCATGCCCAGTGGCCCGCACGGGGTCGGTCATTTCTCGCGTGCGGTCAGCGAGCGGCTGGGTTCGGTGTTCTATGCGGTGGACCTCGACCCACGGTGGGTCAAGAAACTCTCCGCACGCAACGCCACCGCCGAAGTGTCTGGGTATGTCGAGCACGTCCTGGAGCAGGCCAGGTTCGTGCTGCAGACCCAGCGGGTCGCCAACCTGCACACCAGCCCGCCGCTGCTGGGCGCCATCGCCCGCGACGACGCCATGGTGGACCTGGTCAACCAGAAGATCCGCTACATACTGATCAGCGGCGCCCACGTAGACCTGGACACTCTCGATCTGCTCCGCGAGATCTTCCCGACGGCCGAGATCGCGATGGCCTTCGGTAGCACAATGATCTTGTCCCAGGCAAGGACTCGCGTTGACGGGGACGCCTTCGTCTTCGATCCGCGCTCACCCTACGTGGTGTTCTGGGTGATCGATCCCGATACGGGGGAGTGTGTGCCCTACGGTGAGCGCGGCCAGGTGGTGATGAATCACATCAGCAAGGGCATGTTCATTCCGAACAACCTCGAACGCGACACTGCGATTCGAAGGAATGGCCCGGACAATCAGATTGGTGATTCCGTCAGTGAAGTGGTCCCGGTCGCCAACTTTGAGGGTGAGCCGGTGATCGAGGGCGTTTACTGA
- a CDS encoding dipeptidase has protein sequence MSTTVEQARKLNDTALTIDMHTHGLSIVPRWLRTLGAKTIDMQSEPLSQLPKGKVNLAIVTAVGDALLGTAWRLRSPWNGVKAQLELARAEASAAGIAVVETVEQIEAGDTATVMLGVEGADVVGAQPDRLIDLHRMGVRVLGLVHYADNALGTIGTSLSGSRGSRAVRSGRYSSGLTALGKEVVAEANRLGMLIDLAHADAATTLAVCDQTSAPVVSSHTGALAVHEFPRYISDEEARAISATGGLIGLWPMGFRGIGMRDLDEFARHASHLAELVGPEHLCIGTDMNGIPRYVPGFDGPTGFPSLIDALLRTGFDASGAAGVLGGNALRVLRETLPRPSSSGPTS, from the coding sequence ATGAGCACCACGGTCGAGCAAGCCAGGAAGCTCAACGACACCGCGCTGACCATCGACATGCACACCCACGGCCTGAGCATTGTGCCGCGATGGCTGCGCACATTGGGCGCCAAGACAATAGACATGCAGTCCGAACCGCTGTCGCAGTTGCCCAAGGGCAAGGTGAACCTCGCTATCGTCACCGCAGTCGGGGACGCATTGCTGGGTACCGCATGGCGACTGCGCTCGCCATGGAATGGCGTGAAGGCCCAGCTGGAGCTGGCCCGGGCCGAGGCCTCCGCGGCGGGTATCGCGGTGGTGGAGACCGTAGAGCAGATCGAAGCAGGCGACACTGCCACAGTCATGCTCGGTGTCGAAGGCGCCGATGTGGTGGGAGCACAACCGGATCGGCTGATCGACCTTCACCGCATGGGGGTGCGGGTGCTGGGTCTGGTGCACTACGCGGACAACGCCCTTGGAACGATCGGTACGTCGCTATCCGGGAGTAGGGGCAGCAGGGCAGTGCGGTCCGGACGATACTCCTCGGGTCTGACCGCCCTCGGTAAAGAGGTTGTCGCAGAAGCCAACCGGCTGGGCATGCTGATAGATCTGGCGCACGCCGACGCGGCTACCACTTTGGCCGTCTGCGATCAGACGTCCGCACCGGTGGTCAGTTCGCACACCGGCGCATTGGCGGTCCATGAATTTCCGCGCTACATCAGCGACGAGGAGGCGCGTGCGATATCCGCCACCGGCGGCCTGATCGGATTGTGGCCGATGGGATTTCGCGGCATCGGCATGCGAGACCTGGATGAATTCGCTCGGCACGCCTCGCACCTGGCAGAGCTGGTCGGCCCCGAGCACCTCTGCATTGGAACGGATATGAACGGCATACCCAGGTATGTCCCGGGGTTCGACGGGCCCACCGGATTTCCGTCGCTGATCGACGCACTGTTGCGCACCGGCTTCGATGCGTCCGGGGCAGCCGGGGTTCTCGGCGGCAATGCCCTGCGCGTCCTGAGAGAAACCCTTCCCCGCCCGTCCTCGAGCGGACCCACCTCATAA
- a CDS encoding MBL fold metallo-hydrolase codes for MRIHHLNCGTMAPVGKRLMEGAGAPWQRGRLICHCLLVDTGTRLLLVDTGFGLRDVADPVARIGRPLKLLLNPRFAESEAAVRQVQALGYDPADVTDIVLTHHDHDHVGGVDDFPNARLHVHAIEAESIRAQLTLHDKVRYSGQPELMGRREGDRWSEYSIGGDQWFGFRAVRQLHGLPEEIAIIPLPGHSRGHVGVVIDTGGIGRPRWLVHAGDAFMHPDEMLTDPRCPLVFKVFQSLVQADATSRLYNAQQLRELVTRDDVEVINSHNPYYWDRARATAQSVEFGAQ; via the coding sequence ATGCGCATTCATCACCTGAACTGTGGCACGATGGCGCCCGTCGGGAAACGGCTCATGGAAGGCGCGGGAGCACCCTGGCAGCGCGGCCGGCTGATTTGCCATTGTCTGCTCGTCGACACCGGAACGCGGCTGCTGCTTGTCGACACCGGATTCGGCCTGCGCGATGTCGCCGATCCGGTGGCCAGGATCGGCCGTCCCCTCAAGCTTCTGCTCAACCCTCGGTTCGCCGAATCGGAGGCAGCGGTGCGCCAGGTGCAGGCACTCGGTTATGACCCTGCCGATGTCACCGACATCGTGCTCACCCATCACGACCACGATCACGTCGGCGGAGTCGACGACTTTCCCAACGCGCGTTTGCATGTGCACGCGATCGAAGCAGAATCCATACGTGCGCAGCTGACACTTCACGACAAGGTGCGCTACAGCGGGCAGCCCGAACTCATGGGACGTAGAGAAGGTGACCGCTGGTCCGAGTATTCGATCGGTGGCGATCAGTGGTTCGGCTTCCGCGCCGTGCGGCAACTCCACGGTCTGCCCGAGGAGATCGCGATCATTCCGCTTCCGGGGCATAGCCGTGGGCATGTCGGCGTGGTGATCGACACCGGTGGCATCGGGCGCCCGCGGTGGCTCGTACACGCGGGTGATGCCTTCATGCACCCCGATGAAATGCTCACAGATCCGCGATGCCCGTTGGTGTTCAAGGTGTTTCAGAGTCTGGTGCAGGCCGATGCCACCTCGCGGCTGTACAACGCGCAACAGCTACGTGAGCTGGTCACGCGCGACGATGTGGAGGTCATCAACTCGCACAATCCGTACTATTGGGATCGTGCCCGCGCGACCGCGCAGAGCGTTGAGTTTGGAGCCCAATGA